From the Candidatus Neomarinimicrobiota bacterium genome, the window ATTGCCATTGCGGCGGGTATCTGCGATGGTATCGGATACGGTGACAACACGAAGGCAGCCTTGATTACCCGGGGTATCGTGGAAATTACGAGGCTGGCTGTGGCGATGGGAGCCAGACCGGAGACGTTGGCCGGACTCAGTGGCATGGGTGATCTTGTGGTAACATGTCTGAGTCGACACAGCAGAAATCGACACGTGGGGGAGGAACTGGGAAAGGGTCGAAAACTCTCCGACATTCTTGGTGAGATGAAGGTTATCGCTGAGGGGATCAGCACGGCCCAATCGATTTACGCATTGATGGAAAAGTATAGTGTGGAAATGCCCATTTGCGCCGCCACCTACCGGGTACTCTTTGAAGACAAAGACCCCAGGAAGGCCGTCAGCGATCTCATGACTCGTGAACTCGTGTATGAATGAGCGCAGGCATCTCAGTTCAAGAACTACCGCAGAAGATGAAAGGAAAGTGATCATGGATTACGGTATTCTCGCAATCATTTCTCTCATCGTGACGCTCCTGGCTTTCGTCGTGGCAGCAGTCATGGAGACGGTGAGAAGAGACCGTCAGGAGTAAGCTGCCAGCATGAGTCAAACAGGTCAATATTGACACAAATGGGCGAGAGTCTCATCATGAAACGAGCATCAAAAGTCAGCTATCGGGGAACTCGTATTCTCATAATCTCTCTGAGCCTGGTATTCCTGTTTTGCGCGAAGGAGAAATCAGAGCGACCCACCTTCGGGCTTGTGGTTCATGGAGGGGCGGGCACGATACTCAGGAAGAATATGACTCCAGAAAGGGAAAAAAACTACCGTCTGGCGCTCACTCAGGCATTATCGGCAGGGTACGGTATTCTTGAAGGAGGTGGGAGCAGTCTCGATGCCGTTGAGACAGTCGTGAGAATGCTCGAGGATTCTCCCCTGTTCAATGCGGGGAAGGGGGCTGTCTTTACAGACCAGGGAACGAACGAGCTTGATGCCTCGATCATGGACGGAAGCACGCTCAATGCGGGAGCCGTCGCCGCCGTCAAACATATAAAGAACCCCGTGAGTCTGGCCAGACTTGTTATGGAAAAATCCCCTCATGTTTTGATGGTGGGGGAGGGAGCGGAAGCTTTTGCCCGGGAGCAGGGGATCGAGCTGGTCCCTCGGGACTATTTCTACACGGAAAAGAGGTGGAAACAGTGGCAGGGGTCAAAGAAGAAAAAGAGTGATAAACCTAGTAGTTCGATGTTGCACGTAACATCCCCGCCGGTGGGAACCGTAGGCGCGACGGCTCTTGACAAAAATGGCAATCTTGCTGCAGCCACGTCGACGGGTGGACTTACCAACAAGAAATTCGGAAGGGTGGGGGATTCGCCACTCATCGGCGCTGGAACCTATGCGGATAACGGTTCATGCGCAGTTTCCGGTACCGGGCACGGTGAGTATTTCATGCGCTTTCTAGTGGCTTACGACATCTCGTCCTTGATGACCTATCGAGGTCTATCTTTGAACGAGGCAGTCGAAACTGTCATTATGCAAAAGCTGACGCAGCAAGGAGGTAGCGGAGGCGTCATCGCGATCGACAGAAAGGGAAATGTGTCAATGAAATTCAATACGGAAGGGATGTACAGGGGTTTTATGGTGGAAAACCAAGATGCGGTGGTGAAGATCTACAAGGAATGATTCCCAACTCTTTCCGGATTTTCGATTTCCAAGCCGTGATGCAATGTGGACAGAATTCGATCATAAAGGCAAATATCTTGAGTTAGGGAAAGAGTAAGACGGTGAGCAAGAAAATGACGAAAGGCAAAGAACATATGGGCACCGGCATCGGAACCCACGGTGTCGCTCCCGTGGGATATATTGAGGTTGCGGGGTCGAGGGAAGCGCTCCGAAAGGCTGCTGAAGAGATTACTAAACTGAGAAAACAAAACGAGCTCCTGAGAAAACAGATCGAGGAAGCTGAG encodes:
- a CDS encoding isoaspartyl peptidase/L-asparaginase is translated as MKRASKVSYRGTRILIISLSLVFLFCAKEKSERPTFGLVVHGGAGTILRKNMTPEREKNYRLALTQALSAGYGILEGGGSSLDAVETVVRMLEDSPLFNAGKGAVFTDQGTNELDASIMDGSTLNAGAVAAVKHIKNPVSLARLVMEKSPHVLMVGEGAEAFAREQGIELVPRDYFYTEKRWKQWQGSKKKKSDKPSSSMLHVTSPPVGTVGATALDKNGNLAAATSTGGLTNKKFGRVGDSPLIGAGTYADNGSCAVSGTGHGEYFMRFLVAYDISSLMTYRGLSLNEAVETVIMQKLTQQGGSGGVIAIDRKGNVSMKFNTEGMYRGFMVENQDAVVKIYKE